The DNA segment CGCCCGGGCCGGTCCGCATGACCACAGCCGACGGGTTCACGCTGACGCTCGCCGAGGTGGCGCGCGCCACCGAGGCGACGGTGCCCCCACCCTGGACCATGGCGGCGCTGGAAGGGATGCGCCCGGCGGGCGTCTCCACCGACACACGCACGCTGCGCCCGGGGGAGCTCTTCGTGGCCCTGCGCGGCCCGCGCACCGACGGGCACGCCTTCGTCCCGGAGGCGTTCGCCCGGGGCGCGGCCGGGGTCGTGGCGGCCCGGCTGCCCGACGGTCCGGCCGGCGGGCCGGTGCTGCTGGTGGCGGACACCCTGCGGGCGCTGGGCGCCATCGCCGCGGCCCACCGCCGCCGCCTCGGCGCGCGGGTGGTCGGGGTGACCGGCAGCGTCGGCAAGACCACGACGGTGGCGCTGACCGCCGCCGTGGCGGAATCGCGCTTCCGCACGGTGCGCTCCGAGGAGGCGTGGAACGCCGAGGTGGGCGTGCCGCTCACGCTCCTGCGCGCCACGCCCGCCACCGAGGTCGTGGTGGTGGAGATGGCCATGCGCGGGCGCGGGCAGATCGCCGAGCTGGTGGAGGTGGCCCGGCCGCAGGTCGGGGTCGTGACCACGATCGGCGAGTCCCACCTGGAGCTGCTCGGGTCGGTGGAGGCGATCGCCGAGGCGAAGGGGGAGCTGGTGGCGGGGCTGCCGGCAGACGGCGTGGCGGTGCTGAACGCCGACGACCCCTGGAGCCCTCGGCTGGCTGCGCTCGCCGGGACGCGGCGGATTGTCTGGTACG comes from the Armatimonadota bacterium genome and includes:
- a CDS encoding Mur ligase family protein, translated to MTTADGFTLTLAEVARATEATVPPPWTMAALEGMRPAGVSTDTRTLRPGELFVALRGPRTDGHAFVPEAFARGAAGVVAARLPDGPAGGPVLLVADTLRALGAIAAAHRRRLGARVVGVTGSVGKTTTVALTAAVAESRFRTVRSEEAWNAEVGVPLTLLRATPATEVVVVEMAMRGRGQIAELVEVARPQVGVVTTIGESHLELLGSVEAIAEAKGELVAGLPADGVAVLNADDPWSPRLAALAGTRRIVWYGMAEGARVRATRVAHAAVGTRFHLLVAGEARRVPVAPEVSGDQGVPAARGDAEVEVALPLLGPHNVRNALAAAAVGVVLGVDPAAIARALGQAAPPHMRLEVERVGDLVLVNDAYNASPQSMRAAFEVVAHLAPGRRRVLVLGDMKELGPASPALHEQVGREAAALGPAVLVAVGPEAAALAAGARTQLPAARVLHVADADAAAALLPDLVRPGDVVLVKGSRAMALEGVVATLRRARAPSAPA